One genomic window of Magnolia sinica isolate HGM2019 chromosome 3, MsV1, whole genome shotgun sequence includes the following:
- the LOC131238673 gene encoding protein unc-13 homolog produces the protein MGHHSRRDSLATSSISSSTTITSRSEFDLDTELEWPFGKVDIDRDDLRESAYELFFTACRSSPGFGGRNALTYYPAAGAQDNGNKDESCSSPKSIGLGMVVTSRIKRALGLKMMKRSSPRRSHSHSNSSPRENNGPPSPAPLRIKRPMTSAELMRQQMRVTEQGDNRLRKTLMRTLVGQMGRRAETIILPLELLRHLKPSEFNDAHEYYIWQRRQLKVLEEGLLVHPSIVLDRSNPSAMRLREITRMSESKAIDTGKNSETMRALCNAVVTLAWRSPSGAPTDACHWADGFPLNLHLYIILLQSIFDLKDETTVLDEVDELIELMKKTWSTLGINRSMHNVCFTWVLFEQFVMTGQVEHDLLCACLTMMAELANDAKRPDREVLYVKILSATLASMQGWAEKRLLDYHEWFQKGAMGSMENILPLALSAAKILDEDVSSGGGVLQEKENDELDSRESRVDYYIRSSMRNAFAKILENGNSNNVAEEDEDHDDPSKTLILLAKEAEDLAMKEKETFSCVLKRWLPNAAGVAAVTLHNCYGVMLKQYLTGVLTLNQEAVRVLQTAGKLEKVLVQMVVEDSVECEDGGKAIVREMVPYEVESIILNLMKTWVDEMLKRGRDCLERAKETETWNPKSKTEAYAQSAVEIMRLAKETVDGFFEIPVGGICDDVLQDLADGLESLLQDYITFVASCGSKQSYVPSLPPLTRCNQDSKILKLWRKASPCRAVGPDGKNGSTEGNHPRPSTSRGTQRLYIRLNTLHYLLTHIHSLDKSLSLSPRPTPDPRSRFPNNRRRLSASSSYFDLARSAISSATQYVSEVAAYRLIFLDSNSVFYDSLYVGDVANARIRPALRTLKQNLTLLSAILTDRSQPLAVKEVMKASFESFLMVMLAGGSSRMFVQSDYDMVLEDFASLKRVFCTCGEGLVAEEVVEREAEVVEGVVTLMGQGTDQLIEDFSIVACEASGLGLTNGGSGSGEQKMPMPPTTGRFNQADPNTILRVLCYRNDTTANSFLKRTFQLPKRR, from the exons ATGGGCCACCACTCCCGGCGGGACTCGTTGGCCACATCCTCCATCTCCTCCTCCACCACCATCACATCCCGGTCGGAATTCGACCTGGACACCGAGTTGGAATGGCCATTCGGGAAGGTGGACATCGACCGCGACGATTTGAGGGAGAGCGCCTACGAGTTGTTCTTCACCGCATGTCGCTCGTCGCCGGGTTTCGGTGGGAGGAACGCTCTAACGTACTACCCGGCGGCAGGGGCGCAGGATAACGGCAACAAGGACGAGAGCTGCTCATCACCCAAGAGTATAGGCCTGGGAATGGTGGTCACCAGCAGAATCAAACGGGCCCTCGGCCTTAAAATGATGAAGCGTTCTTCTCCTCGGCGATCCCACAGCCATTCCAATTCCTCACCGAGAGAGAACAATGGACCACCCTCACCAGCTCCATTGAGGATCAAGCGTCCAATGACTTCCGCTGAGCTGATGAGGCAGCAGATGAGGGTGACGGAGCAGGGCGATAATCGCCTCAGGAAGACTCTCATGAGGACGCTTGTCGGACAG ATGGGCAGACGTGCAGAGACGATCATCCTTCCATTAGAGCTACTTCGACATCTAAAACCATCCGAATTCAATGACGCTCATGAGTACTACATTTGGCAAAGGCGCCAGCTAAAAGTCCTTGAGGAGGGACTACTTGTGCACCCCTCGATCGTATTGGACCGATCCAATCCGTCGGCAATGCGTCTTCGTGAGATTACTCGAATGAGCGAATCAAAAGCTATTGATACTGGTAAGAATTCAGAGACAATGCGGGCCCTGTGCAATGCAGTGGTCACATTAGCCTGGCGTAGTCCTAGCGGCGCCCCCACAGATGCATGTCATTGGGCTGATGGTTTTCCACTCAACCTCCATCTTTATATCATTCTCCTTCAATCGATATTCGATCTCAAGGATGAGACCACCGTATTGGATGAGGTAGATGAGCTGATCGAGCTTATGAAGAAGACATGGTCCACCTTGGGGATCAATCGGTCGATGCACAATGTATGTTTCACATGGGTTCTCTTCGAACAGTTTGTTATGACTGGGCAAGTGGAGCATGACCTTCTATGTGCTTGTCTAACGATGATGGCCGAGTTGGCCAATGACGCAAAGCGGCCTGATCGGGAAGTTCTATATGTGAAGATCTTATCAGCGACGTTGGCATCCATGCAAGGGTGGGCCGAGAAGCGGTTGCTTGATTACCATGAGTGGTTTCAGAAGGGGGCGATGGGGTCAATGGAGAACATCCTACCGTTAGCTCTGTCAGCGGCGAAGATTCTGGATGAAGACGTTTCAAGTGGTGGAGGGGTGTTGCAGGAGAAAGAGAACGATGAGCTTGATTCAAGGGAGAGTAGGGTTGATTACTACATCCGATCGTCTATGAGGAATGCGTTCGCCAAG ATCTTAGAAAATGGGAATTCCAACAACGTGGCTGAGGAAGATGAGGATCACGACGATCCAAGCAAAACTCTGATTTTACTAGCTAAAGAAGCAGAAGACCTGGCTATGAAAGAGAAGGAAACCTTCAGCTGTGTGCTTAAGAGATGGCTCCCAAATGCAGCTGGAGTTGCAGCTGTGACCCTTCACAACTGCTATGGAGTGATGTTGAAGCAGTACCTAACCGGCGTTTTGACACTCAACCAGGAGGCGGTTCGGGTACTTCAGACGGCTGGGAAGCTGGAGAAGGTCTTGGTTCAGATGGTCGTGGAGGACTCGGTCGAATGTGAGGATGGCGGGAAGGCGATCGTGAGAGAGATGGTACCATATGAGGTTGAAAGCATTATCTTGAACCTCATGAAGACTTGGGTTGATGAGATGTTGAAGAGGGGGAGAGATTGCCTTGAGAGAGCTAAGGAAACTGAG ACGTGGAACCCAAAGTCGAAAACGGAGGCGTACGCACAGTCAGCTGTGGAGATAATGAGGCTGGCAAAAGAGACGGTGGATGGATTCTTCGAAATCCCTGTTGGAGGAATATGCGACGACGTACTTCAAGACCTCGCTGACGGCTTAGAATCCCTCTTGCAAGACTATATCACCTTcgttgcttcctgtg GATCAAAGCAAAGCTACGTACCTTCACTCCCTCCTCTAACCAGGTGCAACCAAGACTCCAAGATCCTGAAGCTATGGAGAAAAGCCAGCCCCTGCCGAGCCGTCGGACCGGATGGCAAGAACGGCTCGACAGAAGGCAACCACCCGCGCCCCTCCACGAGCCGCGGCACACAGCGACTCTACATCCGTCTCAACACCCTACACTACCTCCTCACCCACATCCACTCCCTCGacaaatccctctctctctccccccgtCCGACCCCCGACCCCCGCTCTCGCTTCCCCAACAACCGCCGTCGCCTCTCCGCCTCCTCCTCCTACTTCGACCTTGCCCGCTCCGCCATCAGTTCTGCCACTCAATACGTCTCTGAAGTTGCTGCCTACCGCCTTATCTTCCTCGACTCTAACTCCGTCTTCTACGACAGCCTCTACGTTGGCGATGTAGCCAATGCCCGCATCCGGCCTGCTCTCCGCACCCTAAAGCAGAACCTCACTCTCCTATCTGCCATCCTCACCGACCGCTCCCAACCACTTGCAGTGAAGGAGGTGATGAAGGCCTCCTTTGAATCCTTCCTGATGGTCATGCTTGCAGGTGGAAGCTCCCGCATGTTCGTCCAGTCTGACTATGATATGGTACTGGAGGATTTTGCTAGCCTCAAGCGGGTCTTTTGCACATGTGGGGAGGGGCTGGTGGCAGAAGAGGTGGTGGAGAGGGAAGCAGAGGTGGTGGAAGGGGTAGTTACATTAATGGGGCAGGGAACAGACCAGCTGATAGAAGATTTCAGTATAGTAGCATGCGAGGCGAGTGGGTTAGGGCTCACAAATGGAGGGTCTGGAAGCGGAGAGCAGAAGATGCCAATGCCGCCAACGACGGGGCGATTTAATCAAGCTGACCCAAACACCATCCTTAGGGTGTTATGCTACAGAAACGATACAACAGCTAATAGCTTCCTCAAGAGGACGTTTCAATTGCCAAAGAGAAGATAA